Proteins encoded by one window of Arachis hypogaea cultivar Tifrunner chromosome 1, arahy.Tifrunner.gnm2.J5K5, whole genome shotgun sequence:
- the LOC112800686 gene encoding uncharacterized protein, producing the protein METINHIINGNGNDNGNNHGYTNGNNHAVYETEKDTIVTTERKSIKARLQDGDCLYGMSFLSFCPTMVEIAGWSGYDFVILDLEHGFGGISEGLRCIHALTAANTPVIVRVPELSHVWVKKVLDLGPQGIIFPLVDGPESAKKAVSYCRYPPNGVRGVATPIVRASRFGIDESYAKKYEKDLLILCQVETAEGVDNVEGIAAVDGVDGIMVGPLDLSASVGCMHDPRNEKVKEMMRKIESTVLGMKRKEGGGPYLAGFAMPFDGPDQFRSRGYKLIRGVTDVGLFKNACVGDVSKFNMNTNKINGQYY; encoded by the exons ATGGAAACCATCAACCACATCATCAACGGCAACGGGAACGACAATGGTAATAACCACGGTTACACCAATGGTAATAACCATGCCGTATATGAAACCGAAAAAGATACCATCGTCACCACGGAACGAAAATCAATCAAAGCTCGCCTCCAAGACGGTGATTGCTTGTACGGTATGTCATTTCTTAGCTTCTGCCCGACGATGGTTGAGATAGCAGGATGGTCTGGCTATGACTTCGTTATCCTTGACCTCGAACACGGCTTCGGAGGCATCTCTGAAGGCCTGCGATGCATCCATGCACTCACTGCGGCCAACACACCGGTCATCGTTCGTGTGCCGGAGCTTTCGCACGTGTGGGTCAAGAAAGTGCTCGACCTTGGTCCTCAAGGCATTATCTTCCCCCTCGTTGATGGCCCCGAATCAGCCAAGAAGGCCGTCTCCTATTGCAG GTACCCTCCAAATGGAGTTCGTGGAGTGGCAACGCCGATTGTAAGGGCGTCAAGGTTTGGTATTGATGAAAGCTACGCAAAGAAGTACGAGAAAGATTTGTTGATTCTGTGCCAGGTAGAGACTGCAGAGGGAGTGGATAACGTAGAAGGGATTGCAGCCGTTGATGGGGTTGATGGCATTATGGTTGGACCGTTGGATCTGAGTGCAAGTGTTGGGTGCATGCACGATCCCAGAAATGAAAAGGTGAAAGAGATGATGAGGAAGATTGAGAGCACCGTCTTAGGAATGAAGAGGAAAGAGGGCGGTGGGCCCTACTTGGCTGGCTTCGCTATGCCATTCGACGGTCCGGATCAGTTCAGGAGCCGCGGCTACAAATTGATTCGTGGGGTCACTGATGTTGGCTTGTTCAAGAACGCATGTGTTGGTGACGTCAGCAAGTTCAACATGAACACCAACAAGATCAACGGCCAGTACTACTAG